The following are encoded together in the Macadamia integrifolia cultivar HAES 741 chromosome 10, SCU_Mint_v3, whole genome shotgun sequence genome:
- the LOC122090896 gene encoding xanthoxin dehydrogenase → MSSSNSGSSSLPHQRLLGKVALVTGGATGIGESIVRLFHKHGAKVFIVDVKDNVGKHLCEALGGDQNVCYIHGDVTIEDDIHRAVDATVEKFGTLDIMVNNAGVSGKPIPDIRNVDIAEFEKVFDVNVKGVFIGMKHAARVMIPNHKGSIVSISSVSSAIGGLGPHAYTGSKHAVVGLTKNVAAELGAYGIRVNCVSPYAVCTDLALAHLPEDKRTEDAKAGFRAFVGKAANLHGTNLTADDVADAVLYMASDEARYVSGANLMVDGGFTCVNHSLGVFR, encoded by the exons ATGTCCAGCAGCAACTCAGGCAGTTCTTCTCTCCCCCACCAAAG ACTTTTGGGGAAGGTGGCATTGGTGACCGGCGGCGCAACCGGGATCGGCGAGAGTATTGTACGTCTCTTCCACAAGCATGGTGCCAAAGTGTTTATTGTGGATGTAAAAGATAACGTTGGGAAGCATCTATGTGAGGCTCTTGGAGGGGACCAAAATGTGTGTTACATCCATGGTGATGTAACTATTGAGGACGACATTCACCGTGCAGTTGATGCGACGGTCGAAAAATTCGGCACCCTCGACATTATGGTTAACAATGCTGGTGTCTCCGGCAAACCGATTCCAGATATTCGCAATGTAGACATAGCTGAATTTGAGAAGGTGTTTGATGTGAATGTAAAGGGTGTCTTCATTGGAATGAAGCATGCAGCTCGTGTGATGATCCCCAACCACAAGGGCTctattgtttctatttctagtgtTTCAAGTGCTATTGGGGGCTTAGGCCCTCATGCATACACAGGGTCCAAGCATGCTGTGGTGGGCTTAACAAAGAATGTAGCTGCCGAGCTAGGGGCTTATGGGATAAGAGTGAACTGTGTATCACCCTATGCTGTATGTACTGATCTAGCATTGGCTCACTTGCCTGAGGATAAGAGGACTGAGGATGCTAAGGCCGGATTCCGTGCTTTTGTTGGGAAGGCAGCCAATCTACATGGTACCAATTTAACGGCCGATGATGTGGCTGATGCAGTGCTTTACATGGCGAGCGATGAGGCGCGGTATGTCAGTGGGGCCAACCTCATGGTTGATGGGGGTTTTACATGTGTTAATCACTCACTTGGGGTATTCCGGTGA